In a genomic window of Temperatibacter marinus:
- a CDS encoding potassium transporter TrkG: MTWLPRTLYLIGCWLLLFTLLQVIPAFYALVMGQTTIFSGFLLSIFINGFVGSTLYLGFKGSKRSKSLRAMILLPILTVALTGMGTALPFVFIYAETPFSLMVFEGISLITTMGSSALREGVTESYALVLWRALASWCGGLGVLVIALTFLMRVNVGAMQMYPSFFAKGNKGAALGSISSVGKLLLKPYLLFTLIIVFMFLLAGDPFKLAVIRGLSVIASAGIAMPDQTSTAVSGLGLQIVYCLVMTAVVINVDVLYGLFQAKEKRKGYKSIEFKVLPQFIFWGLGALILIHYLTDSRISLLDLYFMFVSSMSTMGISLASWDPMSAASMSSSIIFMAFALIGGGVLTTSGGMRQMRFLILVAQGRSELSRLAHPNGVHALKFGRRTIENHDLHAVWLLVAGFLITFVLGSVLLSIFGNPVEDSVAMTIAALTTSGDLVTIVSPYFPGYYGLEAAEYYILSLIMLIGRLDTTLIFILFAGIFWRR, encoded by the coding sequence GTGACCTGGCTTCCAAGGACATTATATTTAATAGGCTGCTGGCTTCTCCTCTTTACTCTTTTGCAAGTCATACCTGCCTTTTATGCTCTGGTTATGGGGCAGACGACAATTTTTAGCGGCTTCCTTCTCTCGATTTTTATCAATGGATTCGTGGGATCTACTCTTTATCTCGGTTTCAAAGGGTCTAAGCGGAGTAAATCCTTAAGAGCTATGATTTTACTACCCATTCTTACCGTTGCTTTGACGGGTATGGGGACAGCATTACCCTTTGTCTTTATCTATGCAGAGACTCCCTTTTCGTTGATGGTCTTTGAGGGCATATCACTCATCACAACTATGGGGTCTTCAGCCTTAAGAGAAGGTGTGACAGAAAGTTATGCGCTGGTTTTGTGGCGGGCCTTGGCGAGTTGGTGTGGTGGATTAGGTGTTTTGGTGATCGCACTCACCTTTTTAATGCGCGTTAATGTTGGTGCGATGCAGATGTATCCCTCTTTTTTTGCGAAAGGGAATAAAGGGGCTGCTCTTGGCAGTATCTCTTCTGTTGGAAAGCTTCTCTTAAAGCCCTATCTATTGTTCACTCTGATTATTGTCTTTATGTTTTTACTTGCAGGGGACCCCTTTAAACTGGCAGTTATCCGTGGTTTATCCGTGATCGCCTCAGCAGGGATCGCGATGCCAGATCAAACCTCTACGGCGGTGTCTGGATTAGGGTTGCAAATTGTTTATTGCCTCGTCATGACTGCCGTTGTTATCAATGTAGATGTCTTGTACGGTCTTTTTCAGGCCAAGGAAAAACGAAAAGGATATAAAAGTATAGAGTTTAAGGTTCTACCCCAGTTTATTTTTTGGGGACTTGGTGCCTTGATCTTAATTCATTACCTGACCGACAGTAGGATATCTCTTTTAGATCTCTACTTTATGTTTGTCTCAAGCATGTCAACGATGGGAATCTCTCTGGCTTCATGGGATCCTATGAGTGCGGCCAGTATGTCCAGCTCAATCATTTTTATGGCCTTTGCTCTTATTGGGGGAGGCGTGTTGACCACTTCTGGCGGTATGCGTCAAATGCGATTTCTAATTTTGGTGGCCCAGGGTCGATCAGAGCTCTCTCGATTAGCCCATCCAAATGGCGTTCATGCGTTGAAATTTGGACGAAGAACAATAGAGAACCATGATTTACATGCAGTATGGCTCTTGGTAGCAGGCTTTTTAATTACCTTTGTATTAGGCAGTGTATTGCTGTCGATTTTTGGTAACCCTGTAGAGGATTCAGTGGCCATGACGATTGCTGCGCTCACCACATCGGGCGATTTAGTAACGATAGTTTCTCCTTATTTTCCAGGATATTACGGCCTTGAGGCTGCAGAGTATTATATACTTTCTTTGATCATGTTAATTGGGCGATTAGATACAACATTAATATTTATTCTATTCGCAGGAATATTTTGGCGCCGATAA